From Spiroplasma eriocheiris, the proteins below share one genomic window:
- a CDS encoding PTS transporter subunit EIIC, which translates to MNKEYQADNKDSFSFVKEWWKQRRNKWSANLQKFARGLMLPISVLPFAGLLLGIGGAIGANDHSTSGVIAANIFKGMSEIIFANFAIMFCVAVAITFTSESGAAAFIAIISYLVFSSSQIPFIHFEGNTLKDIMWFHSGEGLNSLITNNLGIRSLQTSIFGGIIIGAVTAYVYNRLHLLKLPSAISFFSGVRFLPFVMIPLSFIIAIIFLVFWPWVGQAINIIGENIAKAPAGVDGLAYGIFTRALMPFGLHQIVIAVAFTTPFGGVLSTEIFMNAIQQANVDATNEQIKHILDLLKDNPINGDQSIWNFINGLPYNSLPINSGGGSVPIFEWFTKYAHIHAGRFTQDYPTYLGVCMGIGIAFILTANKSNRRNTISVIGSAMVVAFLTGITEPLEFTFLFIAPYLYYLIYVPLSGFSYMFMQLVGAHVGVGFARGFIDLMIYGALPVMKGTKFYYAFPFAIGEGIIAFCAFYFAIKHWDLPTPGRGNNEVRLLSKKDFSLKKTSLATNDADQRILNIIKGFGGKENIISVTSCATRLRVTVKDATKIDPQVFRNEGAAGSIIKGDNIQVVFGGEVVVLSAQINKLL; encoded by the coding sequence TTGAACAAAGAGTATCAAGCAGATAATAAAGATAGTTTTTCCTTTGTAAAAGAATGATGGAAACAACGTAGAAATAAATGATCAGCTAATTTGCAAAAATTTGCCCGTGGTTTAATGTTGCCGATTTCCGTATTACCCTTTGCCGGATTACTATTAGGAATTGGTGGGGCAATCGGGGCTAATGATCATAGTACGAGTGGAGTTATTGCCGCAAACATTTTTAAAGGAATGAGTGAAATTATTTTTGCTAACTTTGCTATTATGTTTTGTGTGGCTGTGGCAATTACTTTTACTAGTGAGTCAGGTGCCGCTGCTTTTATTGCAATAATATCTTATTTAGTTTTTTCTTCTTCCCAAATTCCATTCATTCATTTTGAAGGAAATACTTTAAAAGACATTATGTGGTTTCATAGCGGTGAGGGCTTAAATAGCTTAATTACGAATAATTTAGGAATTAGGTCCTTACAAACATCTATTTTTGGTGGGATTATTATTGGAGCGGTTACTGCCTATGTTTATAATCGTTTACACCTCTTAAAATTACCATCAGCAATTAGTTTTTTTAGTGGCGTACGGTTCTTACCGTTTGTAATGATTCCGTTAAGCTTTATAATTGCCATTATCTTCTTAGTTTTTTGACCATGGGTTGGGCAAGCAATTAATATTATTGGCGAAAATATTGCCAAAGCACCCGCTGGGGTTGATGGTTTAGCATATGGAATTTTTACCAGAGCATTAATGCCATTTGGTTTACACCAAATTGTGATTGCGGTCGCATTTACTACTCCATTTGGTGGGGTATTGTCAACTGAGATCTTTATGAATGCCATTCAACAAGCGAATGTTGATGCTACAAATGAACAAATTAAGCATATTTTAGACCTTTTAAAAGATAATCCAATTAATGGTGACCAATCAATTTGAAACTTCATTAATGGATTGCCTTATAATAGTCTGCCAATTAATAGTGGTGGGGGCTCAGTTCCAATTTTTGAATGATTTACAAAGTATGCGCATATTCATGCGGGAAGATTTACCCAAGACTATCCAACTTATTTAGGTGTGTGTATGGGAATTGGAATTGCCTTTATTTTAACCGCTAATAAATCAAATCGCCGTAATACTATTTCAGTAATTGGTTCAGCAATGGTAGTTGCTTTTCTAACCGGGATTACTGAACCATTAGAATTTACCTTCTTATTTATAGCCCCCTATTTATATTATTTAATTTATGTACCGTTATCAGGTTTTTCATATATGTTTATGCAATTAGTAGGTGCTCATGTTGGGGTTGGGTTTGCCCGTGGTTTTATTGATTTAATGATCTATGGGGCCTTACCAGTGATGAAGGGAACTAAGTTCTATTATGCCTTTCCTTTTGCCATCGGGGAGGGTATCATCGCTTTTTGTGCCTTCTACTTTGCAATTAAACATTGAGATTTACCAACTCCTGGCCGTGGAAACAATGAAGTGAGATTACTAAGTAAAAAAGATTTTAGCTTAAAAAAAACATCTCTTGCAACTAATGATGCGGACCAACGAATTCTTAATATTATTAAAGGATTTGGTGGCAAAGAAAATATTATTTCTGTCACATCTTGTGCAACCAGACTCCGAGTAACAGTCAAAGACGCAACAAAAATAGATCCTCAAGTATTTCGGAACGAAGGAGCAGCTGGTTCAATTATCAAAGGTGATAATATTCAAGTTGTCTTTGGCGGAGAAGTTGTTGTTTTAAGCGCACAAATTAATAAATTATTATAA
- a CDS encoding N-acetylmannosamine-6-phosphate 2-epimerase, whose protein sequence is MSFTSKIRKKLIVSCQAVDDEILNDSYVLQKIALACVQGGAEVLRLSQVEHIKAIKEVVKVPIIGLIKKHYENSEVFITPTLAEVKQLVALQVDVIALDATFRNRPCESLEEIVEYLRANHLHQLIMADCSEISDIENAERLGFDFIGTTLRGYTSQTVGLGNLDNNYQFVKELKPVINKSHLIIEGGIWYPEQVKDLLDFDHVWAVVVGSAITRPQVITEHFMKILPKNEGE, encoded by the coding sequence ATTAGTTTTACAAGTAAAATTAGGAAAAAACTTATAGTATCATGTCAAGCAGTTGATGATGAAATTTTAAATGATAGTTATGTGTTGCAAAAAATTGCTTTAGCATGTGTCCAAGGCGGGGCGGAAGTGCTTCGGTTAAGCCAAGTTGAACATATCAAAGCAATTAAAGAAGTAGTTAAGGTTCCAATTATTGGACTAATTAAAAAACATTATGAAAATAGTGAAGTATTTATTACCCCGACTTTAGCAGAAGTCAAACAATTAGTTGCGTTACAAGTGGATGTTATCGCTTTAGATGCCACTTTTCGTAATCGTCCCTGCGAAAGTTTAGAAGAAATTGTCGAATATTTACGAGCAAATCATCTCCACCAGTTAATTATGGCTGATTGTTCGGAAATTAGTGATATTGAAAATGCTGAACGATTAGGATTTGATTTTATTGGAACAACTTTACGCGGTTATACTTCCCAAACAGTAGGATTAGGAAATTTAGATAATAATTATCAATTTGTTAAAGAATTAAAGCCAGTTATTAATAAAAGCCATCTAATTATTGAAGGTGGTATTTGATATCCAGAACAAGTTAAAGATTTATTAGATTTTGATCATGTTTGAGCAGTAGTCGTGGGAAGCGCGATTACGCGTCCGCAAGTAATTACCGAACATTTTATGAAAATATTACCAAAGAATGAAGGTGAATAA
- a CDS encoding MurR/RpiR family transcriptional regulator, producing MQANRILIFGVGSSWIACEELANNLQKIGVNIACNKDFHTQLLTIPGLTANDQIILFSKSGRTREILEILKIAFNYKIPVTLITSNVNCEYEKYLHNKILFRTLKQISRYSAVSSKIIQLLFVDIVFNQIIEKNSNYKNYIINGTKIVKTWNNTK from the coding sequence ATGCAAGCAAACCGCATTCTCATTTTTGGTGTTGGTTCATCCTGAATTGCTTGTGAGGAATTAGCAAATAATTTGCAAAAAATTGGAGTTAATATAGCTTGTAATAAAGATTTTCATACCCAATTACTAACAATCCCTGGTTTAACAGCTAATGACCAAATTATTTTATTTTCAAAATCTGGGCGCACTAGAGAAATCTTAGAAATTCTTAAAATAGCTTTTAACTATAAAATTCCAGTTACTTTAATTACTTCAAATGTAAATTGTGAATATGAAAAATATTTACATAATAAAATTCTCTTCCGAACGCTTAAACAAATCTCACGCTATTCTGCTGTTTCTTCGAAAATTATCCAGTTATTATTTGTAGATATTGTTTTTAATCAGATTATTGAAAAAAATAGTAATTATAAAAATTACATTATAAATGGAACTAAAATTGTCAAAACTTGAAATAATACTAAATAA
- the mgtA gene encoding magnesium-translocating P-type ATPase produces the protein MQVKKRKGKKEIGFAKTDEIKRIAQLGQVGILDHFHLPKFGLDFDQAKEIAKEYGDNTLKEVKFHWFLELLKVFLNPFNIVLGCIALYNLLSYFFMNGDSFELVGTVIVLVMIFISTTVSYIQEVRSYLVTKKLTNLVSNTITVIRLTEDEKVDEVVASNNTELIKEAKELEIHELVQGDLIYLSSGDMVPADVRILWSNDLFINQSSLTGESLPVEKHASYNKEKSNLLELQNICYTGTSVVSGSAIAIVIGVGENTYYATISKTITEKRPQNSFNKGIKRTTWLLLCFMFVMVPIVFVINGVTKNDWIGALLFAISVAVGLTPEMLPMIVTSNLARGASKMSKAKVVVKKLEAIQNLGAIDVLCTDKTGTLTNDNIELIDYTLLNNKQDEKLLNYVYLNSLYQTGLKNPMDKAIIKYVEQHNLKLMANDYVKIDEIPFDFNRRKLTVVVKGEDNHHTLICKGAIEEIVKNCNRIEYDGKVVPLGDDHLRMINATTNRLNTEGLRVIGVAYSRGHEKNDYYTTSDENDLIFLGFISFLDKPKPSAAKMIKLLKQNGVELKILTGDNEQVTRAICNRVNLNVKGLVSGEDLEKLSEYELRDVVERNNIFVKLNPLQKAKIIDALKANDHAVGFMGDGINDAPVLRQSDVAISVDNATDIAKEASDIILLEKSLLVLEKGIIQGRNIFGNILKYIKITISSNFGNVLSVLIASAWLPFVPLAPIQLLFQNLLYDMSQFAVAFDKVDADFLAKPQTWTTKDIIPFVFINGPVSSIFDSITFAIMGYYFGVLSQGNPTPEQISLFHTGWFVEGLLTQTLVVQMYRTRRIPFIQSRAAWQLNVATLAVSTIGIVIPFTIIGTELGMRPLPGIYFAFLVMIIISYCLLSQLTKFIYIKIYHRWL, from the coding sequence ATGCAGGTAAAAAAAAGAAAAGGTAAAAAAGAAATTGGGTTTGCTAAAACTGATGAAATTAAAAGAATTGCTCAACTTGGACAGGTGGGGATTTTAGATCATTTTCATCTTCCAAAATTTGGGTTAGATTTTGACCAAGCAAAAGAAATTGCCAAAGAATATGGTGATAATACTTTAAAAGAAGTTAAGTTTCATTGATTTTTAGAATTATTAAAAGTATTTTTAAATCCATTTAACATTGTGCTGGGGTGTATTGCCCTATATAATCTTTTAAGTTATTTTTTTATGAACGGTGATAGTTTTGAACTAGTCGGAACAGTTATTGTTTTAGTAATGATTTTTATTAGCACAACGGTGTCTTATATTCAAGAAGTCCGTAGCTATTTAGTAACGAAAAAATTAACTAATTTAGTTAGCAACACTATTACGGTGATTCGACTAACAGAGGATGAAAAAGTTGATGAAGTTGTCGCAAGTAATAATACTGAATTAATAAAAGAAGCCAAAGAATTAGAAATTCATGAATTAGTGCAGGGCGATTTAATTTATTTATCAAGTGGGGATATGGTTCCCGCTGATGTTCGCATTCTCTGAAGCAATGATTTATTTATTAATCAGTCTTCATTAACGGGAGAGTCATTGCCCGTTGAAAAACATGCTAGTTATAATAAAGAAAAATCAAATTTATTAGAATTACAAAATATTTGTTATACTGGGACAAGCGTGGTGTCAGGTAGTGCAATTGCGATTGTAATTGGGGTTGGAGAGAATACTTATTATGCAACAATTTCAAAAACAATTACTGAAAAAAGACCACAAAATAGTTTTAACAAGGGAATTAAAAGAACAACTTGGTTATTATTATGTTTTATGTTTGTAATGGTGCCAATTGTTTTTGTTATTAATGGTGTTACCAAAAATGATTGGATTGGGGCGCTCTTATTTGCAATTTCAGTAGCGGTTGGACTAACACCCGAAATGTTGCCAATGATTGTTACTTCTAATTTAGCGCGCGGGGCTAGCAAAATGAGCAAGGCCAAAGTTGTTGTTAAAAAATTAGAAGCAATTCAAAATTTAGGAGCGATTGATGTGTTATGTACGGATAAGACCGGGACACTAACAAATGATAATATTGAGTTAATTGACTATACATTATTAAATAATAAGCAAGATGAAAAATTATTAAATTATGTTTATTTAAATAGCCTTTATCAGACTGGTTTAAAAAATCCGATGGATAAGGCAATTATTAAATATGTTGAACAACATAACTTAAAATTAATGGCAAATGATTATGTAAAAATTGATGAAATTCCGTTTGACTTTAACCGCCGGAAATTAACAGTTGTTGTCAAAGGTGAAGATAACCACCATACTTTAATTTGCAAAGGGGCAATTGAAGAAATTGTTAAAAATTGTAACCGCATTGAATATGATGGGAAAGTAGTTCCCCTTGGTGATGATCATCTAAGAATGATTAATGCAACAACTAATCGTTTAAATACTGAAGGATTGCGTGTAATTGGTGTGGCTTACTCACGTGGACATGAAAAAAATGATTATTATACAACAAGTGATGAAAATGATTTAATTTTTTTAGGGTTTATTTCCTTTTTAGATAAGCCCAAACCATCTGCTGCGAAAATGATTAAGTTATTAAAACAAAATGGGGTTGAATTAAAAATTTTAACTGGGGATAATGAGCAAGTAACTAGAGCAATTTGTAATCGGGTAAACCTCAATGTTAAGGGATTAGTAAGTGGCGAAGATTTAGAAAAATTAAGTGAGTATGAATTACGGGATGTGGTGGAACGAAATAATATCTTTGTAAAATTAAACCCGTTACAAAAAGCCAAAATTATTGATGCATTAAAAGCTAATGATCATGCGGTTGGTTTTATGGGCGATGGAATCAATGATGCGCCGGTGTTACGCCAAAGTGATGTCGCAATTTCAGTTGATAATGCAACTGATATTGCCAAAGAAGCTTCTGATATTATTTTATTAGAAAAGTCCTTATTAGTTTTAGAAAAAGGAATTATTCAGGGGCGCAATATTTTTGGGAATATTTTAAAATATATTAAAATTACAATTTCATCAAATTTTGGAAATGTTTTAAGTGTTTTAATTGCCTCGGCATGGCTACCTTTTGTCCCGTTAGCGCCGATTCAATTATTATTTCAAAATTTATTATATGACATGTCGCAATTTGCTGTGGCTTTTGATAAAGTAGACGCTGATTTTTTAGCAAAACCGCAAACTTGGACAACTAAAGATATTATTCCGTTTGTTTTTATTAACGGACCAGTCTCCTCAATTTTTGATAGTATTACCTTTGCAATAATGGGTTATTATTTTGGGGTGTTATCACAAGGAAACCCAACCCCTGAACAAATCAGTTTATTCCATACGGGTTGATTTGTTGAAGGATTGCTAACCCAAACCTTAGTGGTACAAATGTACCGTACTCGTCGGATTCCATTTATCCAATCACGTGCTGCTTGGCAACTAAATGTTGCTACCTTAGCAGTTAGTACCATTGGAATTGTAATTCCCTTTACGATTATTGGGACCGAATTGGGTATGCGTCCGTTACCAGGAATTTATTTTGCATTCTTGGTGATGATTATTATATCCTATTGCTTGCTGAGTCAGCTGACAAAGTTTATTTACATCAAAATTTATCACCGGTGACTATAA
- a CDS encoding alkaline phosphatase, with protein MRKLHASFLLTGAVSIAVLELAAIAGYQSYQQKYIEYVSYENKLTHHPKHVVMLAIDGLAAYALQKATIPNIRYMMEHGAYKLDVRSELPNSSAGNWATILLGTGPENHGIVDQPLTNIHHSVYIDEAKLAKQTSIFGLIHQSNLDAGWLATHEKIQTAFVSLLGVQSTALSPDFKAYGQNFIDYYYQTNTKEDSIERYLDVLEHQIDPAKPSFSWMYFLDPDDTGHSREYNSEEYYQALTKTDQQIGMIINKLKAKQMYDDTLFIINSDHGGLSQYHGRPNIPEMTVPWIVYSKKDILQSGVIPDGIKVYDSAPTIAYLMDLKDYWARTTSGDKKWQGKPIVSPFFPKPEKEGYPIDGKNI; from the coding sequence ATGCGAAAATTACATGCTAGTTTTTTATTAACCGGAGCAGTTTCGATCGCTGTTTTGGAACTTGCAGCAATTGCAGGATACCAATCGTATCAACAAAAATACATTGAATATGTTTCTTATGAAAATAAACTTACTCATCATCCCAAACATGTGGTTATGTTAGCAATTGATGGGTTAGCAGCTTATGCGTTACAAAAAGCCACTATTCCAAATATTCGCTATATGATGGAGCATGGGGCTTATAAATTAGATGTCCGTAGTGAATTGCCAAATTCTTCTGCTGGAAATTGGGCAACGATTTTATTGGGAACCGGTCCGGAAAACCATGGGATTGTTGATCAACCATTAACTAATATTCACCATTCTGTTTATATTGATGAGGCAAAGTTAGCGAAGCAAACTTCAATTTTTGGTTTAATTCACCAAAGTAATCTTGACGCAGGATGATTAGCAACGCACGAAAAAATTCAAACAGCGTTTGTTTCCTTATTAGGTGTCCAATCAACTGCTTTAAGTCCTGATTTTAAAGCATATGGCCAGAATTTTATTGATTATTACTATCAAACAAATACCAAAGAAGATTCAATTGAACGCTATTTAGATGTGTTAGAACACCAAATTGATCCTGCCAAACCTAGTTTCTCATGGATGTATTTTTTAGATCCTGATGATACTGGGCATTCTCGTGAATATAATTCCGAAGAATATTACCAAGCTTTAACAAAAACTGATCAGCAAATTGGGATGATTATTAATAAGCTAAAAGCTAAACAAATGTATGATGACACGTTATTTATTATTAATAGTGACCATGGAGGTTTATCACAATATCATGGGCGACCAAACATCCCGGAAATGACGGTTCCCTGAATTGTTTATAGTAAAAAAGATATTTTGCAATCGGGTGTTATTCCGGATGGAATTAAAGTATATGATAGTGCGCCAACAATTGCTTATTTAATGGATCTTAAAGATTATTGAGCACGCACGACAAGTGGTGATAAAAAATGACAAGGTAAACCAATCGTATCACCATTTTTCCCAAAACCAGAGAAAGAAGGTTATCCAATTGATGGTAAAAATATCTAA
- a CDS encoding PTS sugar transporter subunit IIB, with amino-acid sequence MKKICLVCSAGISAKTIVEKINNVLAQDNKEWKFEAVTVNNLNTNDYDIVLLTPQVEYLKNKIIGMLPENKDIKVEVLPSDLYVKNDANAIIDFTTNI; translated from the coding sequence ATGAAAAAAATTTGTTTAGTATGTTCTGCAGGAATTAGCGCAAAAACAATCGTTGAAAAAATTAATAATGTTTTGGCCCAAGACAACAAAGAATGAAAATTTGAAGCTGTAACAGTAAATAATTTAAATACCAATGATTATGATATTGTGTTATTAACACCACAAGTTGAATACTTAAAAAATAAAATTATTGGCATGCTACCAGAAAATAAAGATATTAAAGTGGAAGTACTGCCATCAGACTTGTATGTTAAAAATGATGCGAATGCAATCATTGATTTTACCACAAATATTTAA
- the tyrS gene encoding tyrosine--tRNA ligase, whose product MNIIKELSWRGLLKQVTNEEKLLKSQELQKGVYCGFDPTGDSLHVGHLIQIILLERFAKCGFKPIAIIGGGTGMIGDPSGKKAERILLNNAIVLHNVERIKQQVEKLIPNVQIVNNGEWLNKISLIDFLRDVGKDFNISYLLNKENIASRIESGLSYTEFSYTLLQAYDFYRLYEKYDCTVQTGGSDQWGNITSGTDYIRKQLGEDNLACGLTMNLLTKADGTKFGKTESGAVWLDPEKTSPYEFYQFFYNQEDIETFKLLKFLTFLSEAEIKQLEQDHLKEPFKRLGQKKLAAELTLFVHGKDELARAIKISGALFNGNLHELSLSELESIQHSLPHYQLESLNLNLLDLLVASEVVSSKREGREFLSQNAITINGQVVNDETKVLASADFLHNKFLIIRRGKRKYHIIYL is encoded by the coding sequence ATGAATATTATTAAAGAATTGAGTTGAAGAGGACTATTAAAACAGGTAACAAACGAAGAAAAACTATTAAAATCACAAGAATTACAAAAAGGAGTATATTGTGGTTTTGACCCGACAGGAGATTCTTTACATGTTGGTCATTTAATTCAAATTATTTTGCTAGAACGTTTTGCCAAATGTGGTTTTAAACCAATTGCAATTATTGGGGGCGGAACCGGAATGATTGGTGATCCTAGTGGGAAGAAAGCAGAACGGATATTGTTAAATAATGCAATAGTATTACATAATGTTGAAAGGATCAAACAACAAGTCGAAAAACTAATTCCGAATGTCCAAATTGTTAATAATGGTGAATGACTAAATAAGATTTCATTAATTGATTTTTTACGCGATGTGGGAAAAGATTTTAATATTAGTTATTTACTAAATAAAGAAAATATCGCTTCGCGAATTGAAAGCGGGCTATCATATACTGAGTTTTCATATACTTTATTACAAGCTTATGATTTTTACCGGTTATATGAAAAATATGATTGTACAGTTCAAACCGGGGGTAGTGATCAATGAGGAAACATTACTTCAGGAACAGATTATATTCGTAAGCAACTGGGCGAAGATAATTTAGCTTGTGGGTTAACCATGAATTTATTAACTAAGGCTGATGGGACCAAATTCGGAAAAACTGAATCGGGAGCTGTCTGGTTAGATCCTGAGAAAACTTCCCCATATGAGTTTTATCAATTCTTTTATAATCAAGAAGACATTGAAACTTTTAAACTATTAAAATTCTTAACTTTTTTATCGGAAGCAGAAATTAAGCAATTAGAACAAGATCATTTAAAAGAACCATTTAAAAGACTAGGACAAAAAAAATTAGCTGCAGAATTAACATTATTTGTTCATGGGAAAGATGAGTTAGCCCGCGCAATTAAAATTTCGGGTGCTTTATTCAATGGCAATTTACATGAATTATCATTATCAGAATTGGAAAGTATTCAACATAGTCTTCCCCACTATCAATTAGAGTCACTAAATCTTAATTTGCTAGATTTATTAGTTGCGAGTGAAGTTGTTAGTTCAAAGCGTGAGGGTCGTGAATTTTTAAGCCAAAATGCGATTACAATTAATGGTCAAGTTGTTAATGACGAAACTAAAGTTTTAGCATCGGCGGACTTTTTACACAACAAATTTTTAATTATTCGCCGCGGTAAGCGAAAATACCATATTATTTACTTATAA
- a CDS encoding YtxH domain-containing protein: MAFKLLKTVAIMVAGMLIAPKKGSELRADFVKMVKKYNPQLKEMVNKIEIVWEKSQGIESDEIAADIEVKIKNVKGAVDILDSASTKEMAYKALKKLDQGAVKLIKAAAKSPNVRAVAKDLAKITVSAIDAGIKVSDDLKKTSASISEKIIEEGHSTPTKKISHQNKK, encoded by the coding sequence ATGGCTTTTAAATTATTAAAAACAGTAGCAATTATGGTTGCTGGAATGTTAATTGCCCCCAAAAAAGGTTCTGAATTACGCGCTGATTTTGTTAAAATGGTTAAAAAATATAACCCGCAGTTAAAAGAAATGGTTAATAAAATTGAAATTGTTTGGGAGAAATCACAAGGAATTGAGTCTGATGAAATTGCTGCTGATATTGAAGTCAAAATTAAAAATGTTAAGGGAGCAGTTGATATTTTAGATTCTGCTTCAACCAAAGAAATGGCTTATAAAGCCTTGAAAAAACTTGACCAAGGTGCTGTTAAACTAATCAAAGCAGCGGCAAAATCTCCAAATGTTCGGGCAGTGGCTAAAGATTTAGCAAAAATTACTGTTTCTGCTATTGATGCTGGAATTAAGGTTAGTGATGATTTGAAAAAAACCTCTGCCTCAATTTCAGAAAAAATCATTGAAGAAGGGCACTCCACACCCACTAAAAAAATCTCACACCAAAATAAAAAATAA
- a CDS encoding nicotinate phosphoribosyltransferase — protein sequence MNKIKEGYYSAIYFLKTATILKNERPDDVITIQFFQRENNVKLAGVNECVELIKAEAIDAASLEIYALTDGDLINAFEPVLKITGHYYQFGYLEGIIDGILARQTSIATNCYRLIQVANNKPIIYMNDRNDYYYTQENDGYAASVGRISNFVTQAQLSKVNPNADPIGTVPHALIQAFNGDLIAALHAYEKHFPTEKLVALVDYNNDVINDTLKVAKEFPDLFAVRIDTSKALVDKYFIGKEEKFKGEDIHGVNKHLIKALRQELDRHHFTNVKIIVSSGFTAKIIEDFEKENIPVDFYGVGQSLAKLTIGFTGDAVLINGQPQAKYGRHNIESTRLQKK from the coding sequence ATGAATAAAATAAAAGAAGGTTACTATAGTGCGATTTATTTCTTAAAAACAGCCACCATTTTAAAAAATGAACGGCCAGATGATGTTATTACTATTCAATTTTTTCAAAGAGAAAATAATGTCAAATTAGCAGGGGTTAATGAATGTGTTGAATTAATTAAAGCGGAAGCAATTGATGCGGCAAGTTTGGAAATTTATGCCTTAACAGATGGTGATCTTATTAATGCTTTTGAACCAGTTCTAAAAATTACTGGTCATTATTACCAATTTGGTTATTTAGAAGGTATTATTGATGGAATTCTTGCTCGTCAAACAAGCATTGCAACTAATTGTTATCGTTTAATCCAAGTTGCTAATAATAAGCCCATTATTTATATGAATGATCGTAATGATTATTATTATACCCAGGAAAATGATGGTTATGCTGCTAGTGTGGGGAGGATTAGTAATTTTGTAACACAAGCACAGTTATCAAAGGTTAACCCTAATGCGGATCCAATTGGAACTGTTCCCCATGCGCTAATTCAAGCATTTAATGGTGATTTAATTGCGGCGTTACATGCTTACGAAAAACATTTTCCAACGGAAAAATTAGTTGCTCTAGTCGATTATAATAATGATGTTATTAATGATACTTTAAAAGTTGCTAAGGAATTTCCTGATTTATTTGCTGTTCGCATTGACACTTCAAAAGCTTTAGTTGATAAATATTTTATTGGAAAAGAAGAAAAGTTTAAAGGCGAAGACATCCATGGGGTTAATAAACATTTAATCAAAGCCTTACGGCAAGAACTAGATCGCCATCATTTTACTAATGTTAAGATTATTGTTTCTTCTGGTTTTACAGCAAAAATTATTGAAGATTTTGAAAAAGAAAATATTCCCGTTGATTTTTATGGGGTTGGTCAAAGTTTAGCAAAGTTAACAATTGGTTTTACCGGGGATGCGGTTTTAATCAACGGCCAACCACAGGCCAAGTATGGACGCCATAACATCGAGTCAACCCGATTACAAAAAAAATAA
- the ytpR gene encoding YtpR family tRNA-binding protein translates to MKNNTMGLFYNENFDTLFGYLQVINNPTRIIHDNLVFFHDDKRQLVGFNILNAKTMLKNKLTSGINSDNKDLIAEIIILFHQYGYDLTDINSTIQFIVGEVVTVQKHPNSDKLNICEVNLGDEQRQIICGATNVDYHQRVVVANIGAWMPNLLQIIPSELRGEKSDGMICSERELGLPITQAGKVIMVLTDNKYQIGDSFWKDYYKDE, encoded by the coding sequence ATGAAAAATAATACAATGGGCTTATTTTATAATGAAAATTTTGATACATTATTTGGTTATTTACAAGTTATTAATAATCCCACACGGATAATTCACGATAACTTAGTTTTCTTCCATGATGATAAGCGACAGTTAGTTGGTTTTAATATTTTAAATGCTAAAACGATGCTTAAAAATAAGTTAACTAGCGGCATTAATAGTGATAATAAAGATTTAATTGCGGAAATAATCATTTTATTCCACCAGTATGGTTATGATTTGACCGATATTAATTCAACAATCCAATTTATAGTCGGAGAAGTCGTAACTGTTCAAAAACATCCAAATTCAGATAAGTTAAACATTTGTGAAGTTAATCTTGGTGATGAACAGCGACAAATAATTTGTGGGGCCACAAATGTTGACTATCACCAACGAGTTGTTGTTGCTAATATAGGTGCTTGGATGCCCAACTTATTACAAATTATTCCCTCAGAATTACGGGGTGAAAAATCGGATGGGATGATTTGTTCTGAACGTGAGTTGGGTTTACCAATTACTCAAGCGGGCAAAGTAATTATGGTGTTAACGGATAATAAATATCAAATTGGAGATAGCTTTTGAAAGGACTACTATAAAGATGAATAA